The segment ATTCAGTGAAGTTGGAACGCCCGTGGGCATTGAGTTTGATCTCGGCAAAAATTTGCGTGTTGAGCCCGATTTTCTTGCGATCGAGCAAGGTCACCTGGCCGCGAATGATCCCCTCGTCCTTCATCCGCTGAATACGCCGCCAGCAGGGTGATTGCGAAAGCCCCACCTTTTCGGCGATCTGTGCGCTCGACAGAGAAGCATCCTCTTGCAGCAGCGCCAAAATGCGTCGGTCGTAAGCATCCAGTTCACCCTGCATAAAAATACCTTTAAGTTGTCTAATAGAGACTCGATCAAGTCTATTTATCGTTGATTTAAAACATCTTAGATAAAAAATTTCTCCCACGACGTGTAAAAATTTCTCCAGCCTAAACAGGAGCGTTTGCATGTCCCATCTGGAAGTCGTCAACCACTCATCACGCCCCGACGTCTGGGCCAGCAACGCAGCGCCTTGCCCGGTGCGCTATCGCATCCAGGCGGACGCCGATGCTGATGTCTTGTGCCGTGTGCTCAATCTGTTTGCCTTGCAGCAATTGATCCCGCATCAGGTGGAAGTGGTGCGCGATCAGGACACATTGAGCATTGAAATCGAAAGCCATGAGCAGAGCTGGCACCGGGCTCAGGTCATGGGTGAGAAATTGCGCAATCTGATCAGTGTCTTCGACATGGAGCTGCACCCCGTGCAGGCGGCCAAAGCGTCTTTTCTGCAGGTCTCGGGGCAATAGTTCGCAACCATTGGGCACGTGAAGGTGAAAGCAGCGCGACTAGGCTTTGAAGCTCACAGCCAGACAAGGATCCGTCTGAGCCGGTGCCCAAAGGAGCTTTTATGCGCATCCCCCCGCCCCAAGACCAATGGCTGGACCTCAACGACCTGTTGACCGCGTTGCTGGCCAAAAACCGTATCCCCCACAGTTGTGCCGAACAGGTATTGATCACCGGGCGAGAAGCGTGCAATGCAGCCTTGCATCCGCTGGTGTTTCTGGCAGGACAACAGCTCTGTGACCCCAGCCGAGGGGGCAAGATCCTGGATCTTGAAACCCTCACCGCCTGGCTCGCCAGCCACGCCGGACACCCCTACCTGCGCATTGACCCGCTCAAGATCGATGTCACCACAGTGACCGGGCTGATGTCCTTCGCCTTCGCCCAGCGTCATGGAATCCTCGCGGTGGCTGCCGATGATTCGAGCATCACCATCGCCAGCTGCCAGCCCTGGGTCAGCAGTTGGGAGGCTGATTTGCACCCGTTGCTCAAGCGTCCTATCAAACGGGTCATTGCAAACCCCCTCGAAATCCAGCGCCTGAGCACGGAGTTTTTCCAACTGGCCAAATCGGTCAACGGTGCCGCACTCAACGATCAGAAAACCAGCCCCCAGACCAACCTCGAACAATTGCTGACCTTGGGTACAGGCGCCCGCGAGCCGGATGCCAACGACGCGCACATTGTGAATATCGTCGACTGGTTGTTTCAGTACGCCTTTGAGCAACGTGCCAGCGATATCCACATTGAACCCCGGCGGGAACAAGGCTGTGTGCGCTTTCGCATCGATGGGGTGCTGCATAACGTCTACCAGTTCCCGCCGCAGGTGACCGTGGCTGTCGTCAGTCGCCTCAAGAGCCTGGGCCGGATGAATGTCGCCGAAAAACGCAAACCTCAGGACGGTCGAATAAAAACCAGGCCCCCGGGTGCCGCTGAAGTTGAGCTGAGACTCGCCACCCTGCCCACCGCGTTTGGCGAAAAAATGGTGATGCGTATTTTTGATCCGCAGGTACTGCTCAAAGATTTCGACCAGTTGGGCCTGTGCCCCGAAGACCTGCAACGTTGGCAACCAATGACCCGCCAGCCCAACGGCATTATTTTGATCACCGGCCCTACCGGTTCGGGTAAAACCAGCACCCTGTATGCAACGCTCAAACAACTGGCCACTCCAGAAATCAACCTGTGCACTCTCGAAGACCCCATCGAGATGATTGAACCGGCCTTTAATCAAATGCAGGTTCAACCCAACATCGACCTGAACTTCGCCAACGGCGTGCGTGCATTGATGCGCCAGGATCCGGACATCATCATGCTCGGGGAAATACGTGACCTGGAGACCGCGCAGATGGCCATTCAGGCTGCGCTGACCGGACATCTGGTGCTTTCTACCCTGCATACCAATGATGCGCCCAGCGCTATCAGCCGCCTGCAGGAACTGGGAGTAGCGGCCTATTTGATAAAAGCCACGTTGCTGGGGGTCATGGCCCAGCGTCTGGTCAGAACGCTGTGCCCTGACTGCAGGGCCGAGCAGCCACTGGATCCGGGGGACTGGCAGGACTTTGCCCCGGCCTGGTCCGACTCACCGCCCACCTGCACCTGGCGGGCCACTGGCTGCACACAGTGTCGGGACACCGGATACAGCGGGCGAGTCGGCATTTACGAAATCATGGTGATGAGCGAAAAGCTCAAGTCCCTGATTGGCCCCGACACCGACCTCAACGC is part of the Pseudomonas sp. ML2-2023-3 genome and harbors:
- a CDS encoding Lrp/AsnC family transcriptional regulator yields the protein MQGELDAYDRRILALLQEDASLSSAQIAEKVGLSQSPCWRRIQRMKDEGIIRGQVTLLDRKKIGLNTQIFAEIKLNAHGRSNFTEFTDAIRGFPEVLECYVLMGSVDFLLRIVTADIEAYERFFFEKLSMVPGIQEVNSIVALSEIKSTTCLPV
- a CDS encoding GspE/PulE family protein; this encodes MRIPPPQDQWLDLNDLLTALLAKNRIPHSCAEQVLITGREACNAALHPLVFLAGQQLCDPSRGGKILDLETLTAWLASHAGHPYLRIDPLKIDVTTVTGLMSFAFAQRHGILAVAADDSSITIASCQPWVSSWEADLHPLLKRPIKRVIANPLEIQRLSTEFFQLAKSVNGAALNDQKTSPQTNLEQLLTLGTGAREPDANDAHIVNIVDWLFQYAFEQRASDIHIEPRREQGCVRFRIDGVLHNVYQFPPQVTVAVVSRLKSLGRMNVAEKRKPQDGRIKTRPPGAAEVELRLATLPTAFGEKMVMRIFDPQVLLKDFDQLGLCPEDLQRWQPMTRQPNGIILITGPTGSGKTSTLYATLKQLATPEINLCTLEDPIEMIEPAFNQMQVQPNIDLNFANGVRALMRQDPDIIMLGEIRDLETAQMAIQAALTGHLVLSTLHTNDAPSAISRLQELGVAAYLIKATLLGVMAQRLVRTLCPDCRAEQPLDPGDWQDFAPAWSDSPPTCTWRATGCTQCRDTGYSGRVGIYEIMVMSEKLKSLIGPDTDLNAMRRQACAQGMISLRLAAAQKVAAGTTSMPEAIRVTPA